A genome region from Leptodactylus fuscus isolate aLepFus1 chromosome 6, aLepFus1.hap2, whole genome shotgun sequence includes the following:
- the LOC142210440 gene encoding sterile alpha motif domain-containing protein 9-like has protein sequence MADYRMQPLSEWSEQQVSQWLQSIPINQKYIDKLYEEEVSGLVLKEIDGEFLKNIGMKQGPITLLIKKRDELLSKEVEQYSKQRSNGKKEFPKSSQEIAVSDQVCEVPPQPEDVKSPVSTNLISSLQNLSTNELQSSKSSPKGSKPHQKTTEPQSSNSVSIANFRPFNKEVGNFKYVKYHVLPPESGVEDLITPCHEYKSLTTASTMDRTRLQAKFASEVIRFASACMNVRTNGTIHFGVMDSKEDKLCKHGQIMGIPVKDQDYYVDALDYIERCFNKGEHEAARACIRTPKFIEVVDKDCKKQLFVVEVDIVSDSASVKGRVFQASLPKFNEKSNKVSLEKKTYYRRVGAKSEPVPEEDMVQFIQRLQEVDARREKAESVSQCETVAPENLSKKIDLLTGGKEYMDDTIWYILVTNKWEPHLLKSLNFLMRLKIFCVFDFDPDSDNSGLCSKYKEHHARNIHSFTDYANESGMSLSELRKSLGFFDQTSWIFCNGRSNFRGGDECCDENTWIKTKKKYLIKALSLICDEIFPKGTFVVLFLLMSPVEKPIVDTFHSFYAQMNGMEDIICIAENKDYYSKWANLAQLSCDMETLEQRSIVGVQLSHIDATVQSMFPIGSSYRNLPVSSKGVCVLKTPDEEKMHSLEILCVNECCDTNLDLLSKEEVKNLEGTFYRGGKISWKHLWLADQKKCGDFIERDACNKVQKILHGILYENTVRLPVARIKIFHHPGSGGSTVARQVMWNNRNILRCATVRSSCHVSIVSQHAVKLREYEEDNPNLCLPVLLLVEDCEENYLDDLRHELTEAMVFKKIAHTKPCFILMSCKRSNVPEDFFKASSSDAVVITHILSQKEKLEFSTKVKKLEKEFPIPGSIITFVLMSHEFDEQYVKDFVQHVLRGIDHSSDVTRLMRYVALLNCYVQNSYVSISHCEAFLGLGIMTKDEHKTIRQHNFKSYLFRSEQARILFIELREENTCISSIRFIHPLIAKEVLNQLSEIHPQSEIAKDLLEEKVLLQHRFGRDDFIKFIRNLFLLRYWKRRGDSVDTFFSPMIEHVCEMEHNTEKAIKLLKAAYERFDKDPFFAQQLARLHYMHEKFEEARIWAETAKSHLPHNSFILHTEGQVYKKWFNVLFDKKKNDLTPENVTELIELSLKSMECFRAAENAARNEMDSMNDSAFFGEVDVGCRLLQMLSSRPVFSENRGEENIELMKYLLTDYIPAEIEKSWFKFHSRLKGLFQNIYNALEWIAEDVGYFQSEKIEDGEQLDKTQEHVYNPRKWLLKKTRDFAKFFSSEFLLTHTKADVNSQLVRKMKIYELGGGNTATILSILSDTKDERSGTKLEKIIDLYPENLGDKRLDDASLANYIMSHIALGCVCPGSSKLLSLEQLRELGKRFLSTRKTFPPSVYLLTFLLYWPDSKVDLKADGNKDEILVNALQTARALHEIRIKNIPVRKKRTNVLFFLGKGYGLQKIKHRSTIEKHIAGPLNEKRMKWDNDDLDSVQQLLTNVHGWTENGRLYAQGHCKKSKIEILPLNASSVPHGNENVTFYLGFTFIGFVAYNIKLQTDVKA, from the exons ATGGCAG ATTACAGGATGCAGCCCCTGAGTGAATGGAGCGAGCAGCAGGTATCACAATGGCTCCAATCAATACCTATAAACCAGAAGTACATTGACAAGCTCTATGAGGAGGAGGTCTCGGGGCTTGTGCTCAAGGAAATAGATGGAGAGTTCTTAAAGAACATTGGAATGAAACAAGGACCCATCACACTGCTGATCAAAAAGAGGGATGAGTTGCTATCTAAGGAAGTAGAGCAATACTCGAAGCAGAGATCTAATGGCAAGAAAGAGTTTCCAAAAAGTTCACAGGAAATTGCAGTGTCGGATCAAGTATGTGAGGTTCCTCCTCAACCAGAGGATGTTAAGTCCCCTGTAAGCACCAATCTTATAAGCTCTTTACAGAACCTTTCCACAAATGAGTTGCAATCCTCAAAGAGTTCTCCAAAGGGAAGCAAACCCCATCAGAAAACCACTGAGCCCCAGTCCTCAAACTCTGTGTCCATTGCTAATTTCCGACCCTTCAATAAAGAAGTTGGAAACTTTAAGTACGTGAAGTACCATGTCCTTCCTCCAGAATCTGGGGTAGAAGACCTCATCACACCATGTCATGAGTACAAGTCACTCACTACTGCATCTACAATGGACCGCACCAGACTTCAAGCAAAATTTGCTTCAGAGGTGATCCGATTTGCTTCTGCTTGTATGAACGTGAGGACTAATGGTACAATACATTTTGGAGTGATGGACAGTAAGGAAGACAAACTTTGTAAACATGGGCAGATAATGGGGATTCCAGTGAAGGATCAGGACTACTACGTGGATGCATTGGACTATATTGAGAGATGTTTCAATAAAGGAGAACATGAAGCAGCCAGAGCTTGCATTCGCACCCCAAAATTCATCGAGGTTGTAGATAAGGATTGTAAAAAACAGCTCTTTGTGGTTGAAGTTGACATTGTGTCCGATTCTGCTTCTGTAAAAGGACGAGTTTTCCAAGCAAGTTTACCAAAGTTCAATGAGAAAAGCAATAAAGTAAGTCTGGAGAAGAAAACCTATTACCGCAGAGTCGGCGCAAAATCTGAGCCGGTTCCTGAGGAAGATATGGTGCAGTTTATCCAGAGACTGCAAGAAGTTGATGCAAGAAGAGAGAAAGCAGAATCCGTATCACAGTGTGAAACTGTGGCCCCCGAAAACCTTTCTAAAAAAATAGACCTCCTGACTGGAGGCAAAGAATACATGGATGACACCATCTGGTACATACTGGTCACCAACAAGTGGGAGCCGCACCTCCTGAAAAGCCTCAACTTCCTCATGCGTCTAAAGATTTTCTGTGTCTTTGACTTTGATCCTGACTCTGACAATTCCGGACTGTGCTCAAAATATAAGGAACACCATGCTCGCAACATCCACTCATTCACCGATTACGCCAATGAAAGTGGGATGAGCTTGAGTGAGCTGAGGAAGTCTCTTGGATTTTTTGATCAAACCAGCTGGATATTCTGCAATGGTCGGAGCAATTTCCGAGGTGGTGATGAATGCTGTGATGAAAATACGTGGATTAAGACTAAGAAAAAGTATCTGATCAAGGCACTGTCATTAATCTGTGATGAGATTTTCCCAAAAGGGACCTTTGTTGTGCTGTTTTTACTCATGTCTCCTGTGGAGAAGCCAATCGTGGACACTTTTCACAGCTTCTATGCTCAGATGAACGGCATGGAGGACATTATTTGTATTGCAGAAAACAAAGATTATTACTCCAAGTGGGCCAATCTAGCCCAGCTGTCATGTGACATGGAGACGCTGGAGCAGAGGAGCATTGTTGGGGTGCAGTTAAGTCACATCGATGCTACGGTCCAGAGTATGTTCCCCATTGGCAGCTCTTATAGGAATCTTCCAGTGTCATCCAAAGGTGTCTGTGTCCTAAAGACACCAGATGAGGAGAAAATGCATTCGCTGGAAATCCTGTGTGTAAATGAGTGCTGTGATACAAATCTTGATCTTTTAAGCAAGGAAGAGGTAAAGAATTTGGAGGGGACGTTTTATCGAGGAGGCAAGATTAGCTGGAAACATCTCTGGCTCGCGGATCAGAAAAAGTGTGGAGATTTTATTGAGCGCGATGCATGTAATAAAGTCCAAAAGATTTTACATGGGATTCTTTATGAAAACACAGTTCGACTTCCAGTCGCCAGAATAAAAATCTTCCACCATCCAGGAAGTGGAGGTAGTACAGTTGCCCGGCAGGTAATGTGGAACAACAGGAACATCTTAAGGTGCGCCACAGTCAGGTCATCTTGCCATGTTTCCATAGTTAGTCAACATGCCGTGAAGCTCAGGGAATATGAGGAGGACAATCCCAACCTCTGCCTGCCTGTTCTGCTGCTGGTGGAGGACTGTGAAGAAAACTACCTAGATGACCTCAGACACGAGCTAACAGAAGCCATGGTGTTTAAGAAAATAGCTCATACCAAGCCATGTTTCATTCTCATGAGCTGCAAACGATCAAATGTCCCAGAAGATTTTTTCAAAGCTTCTAGTTCTGATGCCGTTGTCATCACTCATATCCTGAGCCAGAAGGAAAAGCTGGAGTTCTCCACAAAAGTCAAAAAGCTGGAAAAAGAGTTTCCTATTCCAGGGTCTATAATCACTTTTGTCCTCATGTCCCACGAATTTGATGAACAATATGTGAAGGACTTTGTACAGCATGTTCTGAGAGGCATCGATCACTCATCAGATGTCACGAGGCTCATGAGATACGTTGCGCTGCTCAATTGCTACGTCCAGAATTCCTATGTTTCTATTTCACACTGTGAAGCCTTCCTCGGCCTTGGAATCATGACCAAAGATGAGCACAAAACAATTCGGCAGCATAATTTCAAGAGTTACCTCTTCCGAAGCGAGCAGGCGCGAATCCTCTTTATTGAGCTGAGAGAGGAAAATACTTGTATCAGCTCCATCCGCTTCATTCATCCTCTGATAGCTAAGGAAGTGTTAAATCAACTCTCAGAAATCCATCCTCAGAGTGAGATAGCCAAAGATCTCCTTGAGGAGAAGGTTCTACTACAGCACAGATTTGGCCGAGACGACTTCATAAAGTTTATTCGAAACTTGTTTTTGCTGCGCTATTGGAAGCGTAGAGGTGACAGTGTGGATACGTTCTTCTCACCCATGATTGAACACGTTTGTgaaatggaacataatactgagaAGGCTATCAAGCTCCTGAAAGCTGCATATGAGAGATTTGACAAGGATCCCTTCTTTGCTCAGCAGCTGGCACGCTTACACTATATGCATGAGAAGTTTGAAGAAGCTCGAATCTGGGCAGAGACGGCCAAGTCACATCTGCCACACAATTCCTTTATATTGCACACAGAAGGTCAGGTGTACAAGAAGTGGTTCAATGTGTTGTTCGACAAGAAGAAGAATGACCTGACTCCGGAGAATGTGACTGAGTTGATAGAGCTCAGCCTTAAATCCATGGAGTGTTTCAGAGCAGCAGAAAATGCAGCAAGAAATGAGATGGACAGCATGAACGACTCTGCGTTTTTTGGAGAGGTTGATGTCGGCTGTCGATTGTTACAGATGCTTTCATCACGGCCTGTGTTTTCTgagaacagaggagaggagaacATAGAACTCATGAAATACCTTCTGACAGATTATATACCGGCAGAGATTGAAAAGTCCTGGTTTAAATTTCACAGCCGCTTAAAGGGACTCTTCCAAAATATCTACAATGCATTAGAGTGGATTGCGGAAGACGTGGGTTACTTCCAGTCAGAGAAGATTGAAGATGGAGAACAGCTGGACAAGACACAAGAACATGTGTATAATCCTAGGAAGTGGCTACTAAAGAAGACCAGAGATTTTGCCAAATTCTTCAGCTCCGAGTTTTTACTAACCCACACAAAAGCCGATGTTAACAGTCAGTTGGTGCGTAAGATGAAAATTTATGAGCTCGGGGGAGGAAACACAGCCACCATTCTCTCCATCCTGTCTGATACGAAAGATGAGCGATCCGGTACAAAGTTGGAAAAGATAATCGATCTTTACCCAGAAAACCTAGGAGATAAGAGGCTTGATGACGCTAGTCTGGCCAATTATATCATGTCTCACATCGCCCTGGGATGCGTGTGTCCTGGATCTTCAAAACTGTTATCACTAGAGCAACTCCGTGAGCTTGGTAAGAGATTTCTATCCACTAGAAAGACGTTCCCGCCCAGTGTCTATCTCCTCACCTTCCTGCTATACTGGCCAGACAGCAAAGTCGATCTTAAAGCAGATGGTAACAAAGATGAAATTTTGGTCAATGCCCTGCAGACAGCAAGGGCCCTGCACGAGATAAGAATTAAGAATATTCCAGTCCGGAAGAAAAGAACCAATGTGCTCTTCTTTTTGGGGAAGGGATATGGACTCCAGAAGATCAAACATCGGAGCACCATCGAGAAGCACATTGCCGGTCCGCTCAATGAAAAGCGCATGAAGTGGGACAATGATGACCTAGATAGTGTCCAGCAGCTGCTAACTAATGTCCATGGTTGGACTGAGAATGGAAGACTGTATGCACAGGGACACTGTAAGAAAAGTAAAATCGAGATCTTGCCACTCAATGCCTCGTCTGTGCCCCATGGCAATGAGAATGTCACCTTCTATTTAGGGTTCACATTCATTGGCTTTGTAGCCTATAATATAAAGTTGCAGACTGATGTCAAAGCTTGA